In Eschrichtius robustus isolate mEscRob2 chromosome 11, mEscRob2.pri, whole genome shotgun sequence, the following proteins share a genomic window:
- the UCP3 gene encoding putative mitochondrial transporter UCP3 isoform X4, which translates to MVGLKPSEVPPTMAVKFLGAGTAACFADLLTFPLDTAKVRLQIQGENQAARSAQYRGVLGTILTMVRTEGPRSPYKGLVAGLQRQMSFASVRIGLYDSVKQFYTPKGSDRTLPNITRNAIINCAEMVTYDVIKEKLLDYHLLTDNFPCHFISAFGAGFCATVVASPVDVVKTRYMNSPPGHYRSPFDCMLKMVTQEGPTAFYKGFTPSFLRLGAWNVVMFVTYEQLKRALMKVQMLRESPF; encoded by the exons ATGGTTGGACTGAAGCCTTCAGAGGTGCCTCCCACAATGGCTGTGAAGTTCCTGGGGGCGGGCACAGCGGCCTGCTTTGCTGACCTCCTCACCTTCCCACTGGACACGGCCAAGGTCCGCCTGCAG ATCCAGGGGGAGAACCAGGCGGCCCGGAGCGCACAGTACCGCGGGGTGCTGGGCACCATCCTGACCATGGTGCGCACCGAGGGCCCCCGCAGCCCCTACAAAGGCCTGGTCGCCGGCCTGCAGCGCCAGATGAGCTTCGCCTCCGTCCGCATCGGCCTCTACGACTCTGTCAAGCAGTTCTACACCCCCAAGGGATCGGACC GAACTCTGCCCAACATCACGAGGAATGCCATCATCAACTGTGCTGAGATGGTGACCTACGACGTCATCAAGGAGAAGCTGCTAGACTACCACCTGCTCACCG ACAACTTCCCCTGCCACTTCATCTCTGCCTTTGGAGCTGGCTTCTGTGCCACAGTGGTGGCCTCCCCAGTGGATGTGGTGAAGACCCGGTATATGAACTCACCCCCAGGCCACTACCGCAGCCCCTTCGACTGTATGCTGAAGATGGTgacccaggagggccccacagcCTTCTATAAGGG ATTTACACCCTCCTTTTTGCGTCTGGGAGCCTGGAATGTGGTGATGTTCGTCACCTACGAGCAACTGAAACGGGCCTTGATGAAAGTCCAGATGCTACGGGAATCTCCGTTTTGA
- the UCP3 gene encoding putative mitochondrial transporter UCP3 isoform X1, translating into MVGLKPSEVPPTMAVKFLGAGTAACFADLLTFPLDTAKVRLQIQGENQAARSAQYRGVLGTILTMVRTEGPRSPYKGLVAGLQRQMSFASVRIGLYDSVKQFYTPKGSDHSSITTRILAGCTTGAMAVTCAQPTDVVKIRFQASVQAGPGSNRKYSGTMDAYRTIAREEGVRGLWKGTLPNITRNAIINCAEMVTYDVIKEKLLDYHLLTDNFPCHFISAFGAGFCATVVASPVDVVKTRYMNSPPGHYRSPFDCMLKMVTQEGPTAFYKGFTPSFLRLGAWNVVMFVTYEQLKRALMKVQMLRESPF; encoded by the exons ATGGTTGGACTGAAGCCTTCAGAGGTGCCTCCCACAATGGCTGTGAAGTTCCTGGGGGCGGGCACAGCGGCCTGCTTTGCTGACCTCCTCACCTTCCCACTGGACACGGCCAAGGTCCGCCTGCAG ATCCAGGGGGAGAACCAGGCGGCCCGGAGCGCACAGTACCGCGGGGTGCTGGGCACCATCCTGACCATGGTGCGCACCGAGGGCCCCCGCAGCCCCTACAAAGGCCTGGTCGCCGGCCTGCAGCGCCAGATGAGCTTCGCCTCCGTCCGCATCGGCCTCTACGACTCTGTCAAGCAGTTCTACACCCCCAAGGGATCGGACC ACTCCAGCATCACTACCCGGATTTTGGCAGGCTGCACCACCGGGGCCATGGCAGTGACCTGTGCCCAGCCCACGGATGTGGTGAAGATCCGATTTCAGGCCAGCGTGCAAGCTGGGCCCGGGAGCAATAGGAAGTACAGCGGGACAATGGATGCCTACAGGACCATCGCCAGGGAGGAAGGGGTTCGGGGCCTGTGGAAAG GAACTCTGCCCAACATCACGAGGAATGCCATCATCAACTGTGCTGAGATGGTGACCTACGACGTCATCAAGGAGAAGCTGCTAGACTACCACCTGCTCACCG ACAACTTCCCCTGCCACTTCATCTCTGCCTTTGGAGCTGGCTTCTGTGCCACAGTGGTGGCCTCCCCAGTGGATGTGGTGAAGACCCGGTATATGAACTCACCCCCAGGCCACTACCGCAGCCCCTTCGACTGTATGCTGAAGATGGTgacccaggagggccccacagcCTTCTATAAGGG ATTTACACCCTCCTTTTTGCGTCTGGGAGCCTGGAATGTGGTGATGTTCGTCACCTACGAGCAACTGAAACGGGCCTTGATGAAAGTCCAGATGCTACGGGAATCTCCGTTTTGA
- the UCP3 gene encoding putative mitochondrial transporter UCP3 isoform X2, producing MVGLKPSEVPPTMAVKFLGAGTAACFADLLTFPLDTAKVRLQIQGENQAARSAQYRGVLGTILTMVRTEGPRSPYKGLVAGLQRQMSFASVRIGLYDSVKQFYTPKGSDRDITTRILAGCTTGAMAVTCAQPTDVVKIRFQASVQAGPGSNRKYSGTMDAYRTIAREEGVRGLWKGTLPNITRNAIINCAEMVTYDVIKEKLLDYHLLTDNFPCHFISAFGAGFCATVVASPVDVVKTRYMNSPPGHYRSPFDCMLKMVTQEGPTAFYKGFTPSFLRLGAWNVVMFVTYEQLKRALMKVQMLRESPF from the exons ATGGTTGGACTGAAGCCTTCAGAGGTGCCTCCCACAATGGCTGTGAAGTTCCTGGGGGCGGGCACAGCGGCCTGCTTTGCTGACCTCCTCACCTTCCCACTGGACACGGCCAAGGTCCGCCTGCAG ATCCAGGGGGAGAACCAGGCGGCCCGGAGCGCACAGTACCGCGGGGTGCTGGGCACCATCCTGACCATGGTGCGCACCGAGGGCCCCCGCAGCCCCTACAAAGGCCTGGTCGCCGGCCTGCAGCGCCAGATGAGCTTCGCCTCCGTCCGCATCGGCCTCTACGACTCTGTCAAGCAGTTCTACACCCCCAAGGGATCGGACCGTGA CATCACTACCCGGATTTTGGCAGGCTGCACCACCGGGGCCATGGCAGTGACCTGTGCCCAGCCCACGGATGTGGTGAAGATCCGATTTCAGGCCAGCGTGCAAGCTGGGCCCGGGAGCAATAGGAAGTACAGCGGGACAATGGATGCCTACAGGACCATCGCCAGGGAGGAAGGGGTTCGGGGCCTGTGGAAAG GAACTCTGCCCAACATCACGAGGAATGCCATCATCAACTGTGCTGAGATGGTGACCTACGACGTCATCAAGGAGAAGCTGCTAGACTACCACCTGCTCACCG ACAACTTCCCCTGCCACTTCATCTCTGCCTTTGGAGCTGGCTTCTGTGCCACAGTGGTGGCCTCCCCAGTGGATGTGGTGAAGACCCGGTATATGAACTCACCCCCAGGCCACTACCGCAGCCCCTTCGACTGTATGCTGAAGATGGTgacccaggagggccccacagcCTTCTATAAGGG ATTTACACCCTCCTTTTTGCGTCTGGGAGCCTGGAATGTGGTGATGTTCGTCACCTACGAGCAACTGAAACGGGCCTTGATGAAAGTCCAGATGCTACGGGAATCTCCGTTTTGA
- the UCP3 gene encoding putative mitochondrial transporter UCP3 isoform X3 → MVGLKPSEVPPTMAVKFLGAGTAACFADLLTFPLDTAKVRLQIQGENQAARSAQYRGVLGTILTMVRTEGPRSPYKGLVAGLQRQMSFASVRIGLYDSVKQFYTPKGSDHSSITTRILAGCTTGAMAVTCAQPTDVVKIRFQASVQAGPGSNRKYSGTMDAYRTIAREEGVRGLWKDNFPCHFISAFGAGFCATVVASPVDVVKTRYMNSPPGHYRSPFDCMLKMVTQEGPTAFYKGFTPSFLRLGAWNVVMFVTYEQLKRALMKVQMLRESPF, encoded by the exons ATGGTTGGACTGAAGCCTTCAGAGGTGCCTCCCACAATGGCTGTGAAGTTCCTGGGGGCGGGCACAGCGGCCTGCTTTGCTGACCTCCTCACCTTCCCACTGGACACGGCCAAGGTCCGCCTGCAG ATCCAGGGGGAGAACCAGGCGGCCCGGAGCGCACAGTACCGCGGGGTGCTGGGCACCATCCTGACCATGGTGCGCACCGAGGGCCCCCGCAGCCCCTACAAAGGCCTGGTCGCCGGCCTGCAGCGCCAGATGAGCTTCGCCTCCGTCCGCATCGGCCTCTACGACTCTGTCAAGCAGTTCTACACCCCCAAGGGATCGGACC ACTCCAGCATCACTACCCGGATTTTGGCAGGCTGCACCACCGGGGCCATGGCAGTGACCTGTGCCCAGCCCACGGATGTGGTGAAGATCCGATTTCAGGCCAGCGTGCAAGCTGGGCCCGGGAGCAATAGGAAGTACAGCGGGACAATGGATGCCTACAGGACCATCGCCAGGGAGGAAGGGGTTCGGGGCCTGTGGAAAG ACAACTTCCCCTGCCACTTCATCTCTGCCTTTGGAGCTGGCTTCTGTGCCACAGTGGTGGCCTCCCCAGTGGATGTGGTGAAGACCCGGTATATGAACTCACCCCCAGGCCACTACCGCAGCCCCTTCGACTGTATGCTGAAGATGGTgacccaggagggccccacagcCTTCTATAAGGG ATTTACACCCTCCTTTTTGCGTCTGGGAGCCTGGAATGTGGTGATGTTCGTCACCTACGAGCAACTGAAACGGGCCTTGATGAAAGTCCAGATGCTACGGGAATCTCCGTTTTGA